One part of the Ziziphus jujuba cultivar Dongzao chromosome 2, ASM3175591v1 genome encodes these proteins:
- the LOC107418751 gene encoding oleoyl-acyl carrier protein thioesterase 1, chloroplastic — protein MTSLQHFQTLFSSKYYCIRNPNEQNLSIKVNGISRLPSSLIVTSMRKVLKTSSYIARATMATKVAYVNETLPSARQNIPTKKQLVDPVRQGVIIEGGVGYRQTVVIRSYEVGADKTATLESILNLLQETALNHVWVSGLLGDGFGATHGMVRNKLIWVVTRMQVQMDQYPIWGEVMEVETWVGASGKNGMRRDWLIRSQATGLVYARATSTWVMMNQETRRLSKMPEEVRAEISPWFIDKKAIQENNNTPETIKKLENNARYMKHNLKPKRSDLDMNQHVNNVKYVKWMLETIPEVFLERHQLSSITLEYRRECGSSDTVQSLSEPDDKDGMFMERTEEESCIKICRENSLPVEVLQGKSIKFTLSYTHLLQITGLSKSQEIVRGRTTWLRKITTFPIPYLTSHNVQRIML, from the exons ATGACTTCTCTCCAACATTTTCAAACCCTTTTTTCTTCTAAATACTACTGCATTAGAAATCCAAATGAGCAAAATTTAAGCATCAAAGTGAACGGTATTTCGAGACTTCCTAGTAGCCTCATTGTAACATCAATGAGAAAAGTCTTGAAAACTAGCAGCTACATTGCAAGAGCAACAATGGCAACCAAAGTTGCATACGTCAATGAAACATTGCCTAGTGCTCGGCAAAATATCCCAACCAAGAAGCAGTTGGTTGATCCAGTCCGTCAGGGAGTCATCATAGAAGGGGGTGTTGGATACAGACAGACAGTCGTTATACGTTCATACGAAGTTGGTGCTGATAAAACCGCTACATTAGAGAGCATTTTAAATCTTCTTCAG GAAACTGCACTAAATCATGTATGGGTCTCTGGTCTTCTGGGTGATGGATTTGGTGCTACTCATGGCATGGTGAGGAATAAGCTCATATGGGTTGTAACAAGGATGCAAGTTCAAATGGATCAGTATCCAATATG GGGGGAAGTAATGGAAGTGGAAACATGGGTGGGAGCATCAGGGAAAAATGGAATGCGCCGAGACTGGCTTATTAGAAGCCAGGCCACGGGGCTTGTCTATGCACGTGCAACCAG TACTTGGGTGATGATGAACCAAGAAACCAGACGCCTGTCGAAAATGCCTGAAGAGGTGAGAGCCGAAATTTCTCCTTGGTTTATCGATAAGAAAGCAATccaggaaaataataatacaccTGAGACAATCAAGAAGTTGGAAAACAATGCAAGGTATATGAAACACAATTTGAAG CCAAAAAGAAGTGACTTGGACATGAATCAGCATGTGAACAATGTGAAGTATGTTAAATGGATGCTTGAG ACCATCCCAGAAGTGTTTTTGGAGCGCCACCAACTGTCAAGTATTACACTAGAATACAGAAGAGAATGTGGAAGTTCAGATACAGTTCAATCCCTTAGCGAACCTGATGATAAAGATGGAATGTTTATGGAAAGAACAGAAGAAGAAAGTTGCATAAAAATTTGCAGAGAAAACTCATTGCCAGTGGAAGTGCTCCAGGGGAAGTCCATCAAATTCACACTAAGTTACACTCATCTCCTCCAGATTACAGGGCTGTCAAAGAGTCAAGAGATTGTTAGAGGAAGAACAACATGGCTAAGAAAGATCACCACCTTCCCCATACCATACCTAACGAGCCATAATGTACAGAGGATTATGTTATAA
- the LOC107418752 gene encoding beta-1,2-xylosyltransferase XYXT1, which yields MYDSMIAKSFSKHEQKKIGYGGFVCSFFIVFCFFTLLVPYLGPVPSMNLQVPVGVDHKMLSLKETNTSQPIVEEKHNVGMTSKGSRNVSLQMGNSSYVHSDSEITIKGIGNVSFQTGNSTSPQKYLALNKKGSEKVTLEVENSTSLHHTDTTSGPVASSSQHTETPKIVTKKMQPLCNTGEPRTDFCEIKMDVWIDGKSGSVFTVSSQADNNSWIIKPYARKEDSNAMRFIRKWTVKSENQEITKCSKTHNVPAVLFSLGGYVGNHFHDITEVLIPLFITSRQYNGEVQLLVSNKRAWWIEKFQHVLKGLSKYKIIDIDKEKEVHCFPTATIGLKRHPKELSIDPLKHYYSMTDFKKFLRNSYSLNRSKAIRIVKHGHEQKKPRLLIISRRRTRTFTNTEEISKMARSLGFEVIVAEAGDMSLSKFAEIVNSCDVLMGVHGAGLTNMVFLPDNAVFVQILSLGKLQGIARTAFQVPATDMKLKYLEYEIAKEESTLINQYPIDHAVFTNPSSIKKQGWVAFGSIYLDKQNVNLNVNRFRPTLLKALKLLHH from the exons TGAATTTGCAGGTTCCAGTGGGTGTTGATCACAAAATGCTGTCACTCAAGGAAACAAACACTTCTCAGCCAATTGTTGAAGAAAAACATAATGTGGGAATGACCTCAAAAGGGTCTAGAAATGTGAGTCTTCAAATGGGAAACTCTAGTTATGTGCATAGTGATTCAGAAATTACCATAAAAGGAATCGGAAATGTGAGTTTCCAAACTGGAAATTCTACTTCACCGCAAAAATATTTGGCATTGAACAAAAAAGGGTCAGAAAAGGTGACTCTTGAAGTAGAAAATTCTACTTCTCTGCATCACACCGACACTACCTCCGGTCCGGTAGCAAGTAGCAGTCAGCATACAGAAACACCAA AGATTGTGACAAAGAAAATGCAGCCACTGTGCAATACAGGGGAACCAAGAACAGATTTCTGTGAGATCAAAATGGATGTTTGGATTGATGGAAAGTCAGGCTCAGTTTTCACTGTTTCATCTCAAGCAGATAACAACTCCTGGATTATCAAACCGTATGCTCGAAAAGAAGACTCGAACGCTATGAGATTTATTAGAAAATGGACAGTAAAATCAGAAAACCAAGAAATCACCAAGTGCTCCAAAACTCATAATGTTCCAGCCGTGTTGTTTTCGCTCGGAGGCTATGTGGGAAACCATTTCCATGACATCACCGAAGTTCTTATCCCGCTGTTCATAACTTCTCGACAGTATAATGGAGAAGTTCAACTCCTCGTGTCAAATAAACGAGCGTGGTGGATTGAAAAGTTCCAACATGTACTAAAAGGGTTGTCAAAGTATAAGATTATTGACAttgacaaagaaaaagaagtccACTGCTTCCCAACTGCAACTATTGGTCTAAAACGACATCCGAAAGAACTAAGCATTGACCCTTTGAAGCATTACTACTCAATGACAGATTTCAAAAAGTTTTTGAGGAATTCTTATTCCTTAAACAGATCCAAAGCAATCAGAATTGTCAAACATGGTCATGAACAGAAAAAGCCAAGGCTTCTCATCATATCAAGAAGGAGAACAAGGACTTTCACGAATACAGAAGAGATTAGCAAGATGGCTAGAAGCTTGGGATTCGAAGTGATTGTCGCTGAAGCAGGGGACATGAGTCTTTCGAAATTCGCAGAAATTGTGAATTCTTGTGATGTTTTAATGGGAGTTCATGGAGCTGGGCTCACTAACATGGTGTTCCTTCCTGACAATGCAGTTTTTGTACAGATTCTTTCACTTGGAAAGCTCCAAGGGATTGCGAGGACTGCGTTCCAAGTGCCTGCGACGGATATGAAGCTTAAGTACTTGGAATATGAGATAGCCAAAGAGGAAAGCACACTGATAAATCAATACCCAATTGATCATGCAGTTTTTACCAATCCATCTTCAATTAAGAAGCAAGGTTGGGTGGCTTTTGGATCTATATATTTGGACAAACAAAATGTAAATCTTAATGTTAATAGGTTTAGACCAACTTTGTTAAAAGCTCTTAAGCTTCTGCATCACTAG